From one Humulus lupulus chromosome 8, drHumLupu1.1, whole genome shotgun sequence genomic stretch:
- the LOC133795573 gene encoding uncharacterized mitochondrial protein AtMg00810-like yields the protein MQFANSLNTPMLGGEKLSAHASDPFMCPHFYRSVVNVLQYATITRPGITYVANRVSQVMQTPLESHWKVAKKILRYLKGFCDPDWASDPDDRWSTTGFCIYLGSNLVPWTSKKQRTVSRSSTEA from the exons ATGCAATTCGCCAATTCTTTGAATACACCTATGTTGGGAGGTGAGAAGTTGTCTGCACATGCCAGTGATCCTTTTATGTGTCCTCATTTCTATAGAAGTGTGGTTAATGTCCTTCAATATGCAACCATCACTAGACCTGGAATCACATATGTTGCGAATAGGGTCTCTCAAGTTATGCAGACTCCACTTGAATCACATTGGAAAGTTGCTAAAAAGATATTAAGATATCTTAAAG GATTTTGTGATCCCGACTGGGCATCTGACCCTGATGATCGCTGGTCTACCACTGGTTTTTGCATCTACCTGGGTTCAAATCTGGTGCCTTGGACTTCAAAGAAACAACGGACAGTGTCTCGATCGAGTACGGAAGCTTAA